One segment of Spiroplasma kunkelii CR2-3x DNA contains the following:
- a CDS encoding GNAT family N-acetyltransferase, whose translation MINNKNYLVYKLIVKNNLYGYFILMHSGGDFKLILLTVKKRHHHQGYGQQMLKYILTHFSYQQIF comes from the coding sequence ATGATTAATAACAAAAATTATCTTGTTTATAAATTAATTGTTAAAAATAATCTCTATGGTTATTTTATTTTAATGCATAGTGGGGGTGATTTTAAATTAATACTTTTAACAGTTAAAAAGCGTCATCACCATCAAGGTTATGGTCAACAAATGTTAAAATATATTCTAACACATTTTTCATATCAACAAATTTTTTAG
- a CDS encoding YebC/PmpR family DNA-binding transcriptional regulator gives MGRAFEVRKQSMAATAAKKAVLYNRVAREIYLAAREGSVDPNANLALRNAIDKAKAKQVPRDVIERAINKASGSDNENYQAIRYEGYGPGGSAIIVDTLTNNVNRTVAEVRNCFTKIGGKLGVNGAVVHLFDYLAVFAFTGKTVEEVLELLLLADCDINDVVAENGQIVVYAPGTVFNSVKRALEQVGITTFQMAEITMLSHDRITLHGDDAEQFEKMLNMLDDIDDVQDVYHNVFLV, from the coding sequence ATGGGAAGAGCATTTGAAGTTCGCAAGCAGTCAATGGCAGCAACAGCTGCAAAAAAAGCAGTATTATATAATCGTGTTGCTCGAGAAATTTATTTAGCAGCACGCGAAGGAAGTGTTGATCCCAATGCTAATTTAGCATTACGGAATGCAATTGATAAAGCAAAAGCAAAACAGGTTCCACGTGATGTTATTGAACGTGCGATTAATAAAGCAAGTGGAAGCGATAATGAAAATTACCAAGCAATTCGTTATGAAGGGTATGGACCAGGAGGCAGTGCAATTATTGTTGATACACTGACAAATAATGTTAACCGCACTGTGGCAGAAGTACGCAATTGTTTTACTAAAATAGGTGGTAAACTAGGAGTTAATGGGGCTGTCGTGCATTTATTTGATTATTTAGCGGTGTTTGCATTTACAGGTAAAACGGTTGAAGAAGTATTAGAATTATTATTACTAGCAGATTGTGATATTAATGATGTTGTTGCTGAAAATGGACAAATTGTTGTTTATGCGCCAGGAACAGTATTTAATAGTGTTAAAAGGGCATTAGAACAAGTCGGGATTACAACATTTCAAATGGCAGAAATTACAATGCTTTCCCATGACCGGATTACTTTACATGGTGATGACGCTGAACAATTTGAAAAAATGTTAAATATGTTAGATGACATTGATGATGTGCAAGATGTTTATCATAATGTTTTCCTTGTTTAG